One stretch of Punica granatum isolate Tunisia-2019 chromosome 5, ASM765513v2, whole genome shotgun sequence DNA includes these proteins:
- the LOC116208512 gene encoding uncharacterized protein LOC116208512 has translation MEGRRIAASPRPCSGRRVVAKKRPRSEGLVNSVRKLQRREICSKRDRAFSLCNAQERFRNMRLMEEYDTHDPKGHQSVVLPFLMKRTKVVEIVAAQDIVFALNHSGVCAAFSRETNERICFLNVTPDEVIRSLFYNKNNDSLITVSVYASDNFSSLKCRSTRIEYIRRGQPDAGFALFESESLKWPGFVEFDDVNGKVLTYSAQNSVYKVFDLKNYTMLYSISDEHVQEIKISPGIMLLIFERASSHVPLKILSIEDGTVLKAFNHLLHRNKKVDFIEQFNEKLLVKQENENLQILDVRNAELMEVSRTEFMTPSAFIFLYENQLFLTFRNRMVSVWNFRGELVTSFEDHLLWHPDCNTNNIYITSDQDLIISYCKADPDDKWTENEENAGSINISNILTGKCLAKITVANGGSPDCQSRSGNGGGSGCKKQRRSQMRSTVAESLEDITALFYDEERNEIYTGNRHGLVHVWSN, from the exons ATGGAGGGGAGGCGGATCGCGGCTAGCCCCCGGCCTTGCTCGGGCCGCCGGGTCGTGGCGAAGAAGCGCCCCCGATCGGAGGGGCTCGTCAACAGCGTCAGGAAGCTCCAGCGGCGCGAGATTTGCTCCAAGCGGGATCGAGCCTTCAGCTTGTGCAATGCCCAGGAGCGCTTCCGTAACATGCGTTTAATG GAGGAATATGATACACATGATCCGAAAGGACATCAATCAGTGGTATTGCCTTTTCTTATGAAGAGGACTAAAGTTGTTGAGATTGTGGCTGCACAAGATATCGTCTTTGCTCTTAATCACTCAGGTGTTTGTGCAGCTTTTAGCCGAG AAACAAATGAGAGGATATGTTTTTTGAACGTGACCCCCGATGAAGTCATTCGAAGTTTGTTCTACAATAAGAACAATGACTCGCTCATTACAGTTTCAGTCTATGCTTCAGACAACTTCAGCTCCTTGAAATGCAGATCAACTAGGATTGA ATATATCAGGAGGGGTCAACCTGATGCTGGATTTGCTCTCTTCGAATCTGAATCGTTGAAATGGCCTGGGTTTGTGGAGTTTGATGATGTCAATGGAAAGGTCCTCACATACTCTGCACAGAATAG CGTATACAAGGTTTTTGACTTGAAGAATTATACAATGCTATACTCAATATCTGATGAACATGTGCAAGAAATCAAGATTAg TCCAGGTATTATGTTATTGATTTTCGAAAGAGCCAGCAGCCATGTCCCTCTGAAGATCCTGTCAATAGAGGATGGCACAGTGCTCAAAGCCTTCAACCATCTACTTCATCGCAATAAGAAGGTGGACTTCattgaacaattcaatgaGAAGCTTCTTGTCAAGCAGGAGAATGAAAATCTCCAGATTCTTGAT GTTCGCAATGCTGAGCTTATGGAAGTCAGTAGGACAGAGTTCATGACTCCATCAGCCTTTATCTTCCTCTACGAGAACCAGTTGTTCTTGACATTTAGGAACCGGATGGTCTCTGTTTGGAACTTCCGAGGGGAGCTTGTAACATCATTCGAGGATCACCTTCTGTGGCACCCTGACTGCAACACAAATAACATTTATATAACAAGTGACCAGGATCTCATTATATCCTACTGCAAAGCTGATCCAGATGATAAGTGGACTGAGAATGAGGAAAATG CGGGCTCTATCAACATCAGCAATATCCTGACCGGCAAATGCCTAGCAAAGATTACCGTGGCAAATGGTGGCAGCCCCGACTGCCAGAGTCGCAGCGGAAATGGCGGAGGCAGCGGTTGCAAAAAACAGAGACGCTCGCAGATGAGGAGCACAGTAGCGGAATCCCTAGAGGACATAACCGCTCTTTTCTATGACGAAGAACGGAACGAGATCTATACCGGGAACCGCCATGGTCTAGTTCATGTTTGGTCTAACTGA
- the LOC116208856 gene encoding uncharacterized protein LOC116208856, with product MNVEKEKLPEGREAARRRRRRRATICCGATLAVIIGIVLLIVILAFTVYKPKRPVTTVNGVSLKDLDVSLDVLRLRVNLNVTLDVALSVENPNKVGFRYKNSSARLNYRGQLVGEAPLPADKISAGETKAMNLTLTLLADRFLSNSQAYGDVIAGELPLNTYTKISGKVTLMNIFRIHVVSTTTCDLTLLVSNRTVGNQHCKYKTKL from the coding sequence ATGAACGTGGAGAAAGAGAAGCTGCCGGAGGGACGGGAGGCTGCCCGCCGCCGCAGGCGCAGGCGGGCCACCATCTGCTGCGGGGCGACGTTGGCGGTGATCATCGGCATCGTCCTGCTGATCGTGATCCTGGCCTTCACCGTCTACAAGCCCAAGCGCCCCGTCACCACCGTCAACGGCGTCAGCCTCAAGGACCTCGACGTCTCCCTCGACGTGCTCCGCCTCCGGGTCAACCTCAACGTCACCCTCGACGTCGCCCTCTCCGTCGAGAACCCTAACAAGGTGGGATTCCGGTACAAGAACAGCTCCGCCCGGCTCAACTACCGGGGCCAGCTGGTCGGGGAGGCCCCCCTCCCCGCCGACAAGATCTCCGCCGGCGAGACCAAAGCCATGAACCTCACCCTCACCCTACTCGCCGACCGCTTCCTCTCGAACTCCCAGGCCTACGGCGACGTCATCGCTGGGGAGCTGCCGCTCAACACTTACACGAAGATCTCCGGCAAGGTCACGTTGATGAACATTTTCCGGATTCACGTGGTTTCCACGACTACATGCGATTTGACTCTGTTGGTCTCCAACAGGACTGTAGGGAATCAGCACTGTAAGTATAAGACAAAGTTGTAg
- the LOC116207975 gene encoding uncharacterized protein LOC116207975, which yields MSAEKGQEGDLQAVSVTIASDWRRRRRRWLMAIGAVLFLLLLLSLFFLVLVLTVFKPKTPRIDVLSSSLDGVSPRLTFPVIRIELNVSLNLRILISNQNHASFRHGTGETELSYRGMRVGEAELSPGEIPAMGSSVQQGRLTLQMDRMASDMGALARDVVAGEMAMESRAEVPGRVTFLGVFKKHIVAVSVCKFTVGVFDMKIRSQACKQKAKL from the coding sequence ATGTCTGCAGAAAAAGGCCAAGAAGGAGACCTCCAAGCTGTCAGTGTCACCATTGCCAGTGactggaggaggaggagaagaagatggcTTATGGCAATAGGGGCcgtcctcttcctcctcctcctgctcTCCCTATTCTTCCTCGTGCTCGTGCTGACCGTATTCAAGCCCAAGACCCCGAGGATCGACGTCCTCTCGTCATCCCTCGATGGGGTGTCCCCCCGGCTCACATTTCCAGTCATAAGGATTGAGCTCAACGTCTCCCTCAACCTCCGCATCCTTATCTCAAACCAGAACCATGCCTCATTTAGGCATGGGACTGGAGAGACAGAGCTGTCTTACCGGGGAATGAGGGTCGGGGAGGCCGAGCTCTCCCCTGGGGAGATCCCGGCGATGGGGTCATCGGTGCAACAGGGCAGGTTGACCCTCCAGATGGACAGGATGGCGTCGGACATGGGGGCCCTCGCGAGGGACGTGGTGGCAGGGGAGATGGCGATGGAGAGCCGGGCGGAGGTTCCGGGCAGGGTCACTTTCCTCGGGGTGTTCAAGAAGCATATAGTGGCTGTTTCGGTGTGTAAGTTTACAGTCGGGGTTTTCGACATGAAGATTCGAAGCCAAGCTTGCAAGCAGAAGGCAAAGTTGTGA